A single genomic interval of Vicia villosa cultivar HV-30 ecotype Madison, WI unplaced genomic scaffold, Vvil1.0 ctg.000010F_1_1, whole genome shotgun sequence harbors:
- the LOC131621712 gene encoding FCS-Like Zinc finger 8-like, with protein sequence MLLRNRSRAVTKPNIMADHSSQQSSNNQNCAKKSIPSLFNSPKLFRDFTTTNNNTTLSEALKSPTSILDTRILLLSPYAFGKSLFHDKKIQTVSNKNFSSRSIGLALIGNDDSVDDNDSVEPNKGSVLFGTQLRVKIPSLPSPIFSPIESRSQTETETKTKDLPNSMSLSEMELSEEYTCVKSHGPNPRTTHIFNNHVVEESYCCLPPKSNSCYGNFLGVCYTCKKHLEHTKDIFIYRGEKAFCSKECRHREMVIDGVESSEEYESTNA encoded by the exons ATGCTGCTAAGAAATAGATCAAGAGCAGTGACTAAGCCAAATATAATGGCTGATCACAGTTCTCAACAATCTTCCAATAATCAAAACTGTGCTAAAAAATCAATCCCCTCTCTATTTAATTCACCAAAATTATTCAGAGATTTCACCACCACCAACAATAATACTACTCTTTCAGAAGCTTTGAAAAGTCCAACTTCAATTCTTGACACTAGAATATTACTATTATCACCTTATGCCTTTGGAAAATCACTTTTTCATGACAAGAAAATCCAAACAGTTTCCAACAAAAATTTCTCATCAAGAAGCATTGGTCTTGCTCTTATAGGTAATGATGATTCAGTTGATGACAATGATTCTGTTGAACCAAACAAAGGAAGTGTTTTGTTTGGAACACAGCTTAGAGTTAAAATTCCATCTTTGCCCTCTCCTATATTTTCTCCAATTGAATCTCGGTCTCAAACCGAAACCGAAACCAAAACCAAAGACTTGCCAAATTCAATGTCTTTGAGTGAGATGGAACTTTCTGAAGAATATACTTGTGTGAAATCTCATGGACCTAATCCAAGAACCACCCATATATTCAATAATCATGTTGTTGAAGAGAGTTATTGTTGTTTGCCACCAAAATCTAACTCATGTTATGGTAATTTCCTTGGAGTTTGTTACACTTGCAAGAAACATCTTGAGCATACAAAGGACATCTTTATCTATAG AGGAGAGAAAGCTTTTTGCAGTAAAGAATGCAGGCACAGAGAAATGGTGATAGACGGTGTAGAAAGTTCGGAAGAATATGAAAGTACTAATGCTTAA